Proteins encoded in a region of the Scrofimicrobium sp. R131 genome:
- a CDS encoding leucyl aminopeptidase, whose amino-acid sequence MRLTVDDSFDPIPSLSHLPTVGVTAAASGTEPEAHLVQAEAPLPAGAPTWEELAQVGFEGKAGQRVLLPGQPLRVLVGIDEFSSAALRDAGATAASAVPQSTNLTVHLPAAINQAIPSDRAQLVQALAEGVLLARYRYTPLKSADESPAFAHLTLVSDQPEVAEAARRGAVMARTTNLARDLANTPPRHLNADRLGAVAERLGHKFGLTVEVFGPEQLADLGLGGLLGVNAGSVEEPRMIKVSYRAGERQLALVGKGITYDSGGLSLKPSNPMHALMKSDMLGAGAILAAMTALADLEVDTSVTAWLMCTDNMPSGSSTKLGDVLTIRGGTTVEVKNTDAEGRLVLADGLVLAAESSPDAIVDVATLTGAALAALGPRSAALFANDDHLAHLVEAAAASTDETVWRLPLDARYRDQLKSHVADLSNIGGSYGGAILAALFLNEFVGEVPWAHVDIAGPMYSDQDDLWRVTGSTGFSARLLVELAQTFTTH is encoded by the coding sequence ATGAGACTCACAGTTGACGACAGCTTCGATCCGATTCCTTCTCTCTCGCACCTGCCCACCGTCGGGGTCACCGCCGCCGCTTCCGGCACCGAACCCGAGGCGCACCTGGTCCAGGCGGAGGCCCCCCTGCCCGCCGGCGCCCCCACCTGGGAGGAGTTGGCACAGGTTGGGTTCGAAGGCAAAGCGGGCCAGCGAGTGCTGCTGCCGGGTCAGCCGCTGCGAGTTCTGGTGGGAATCGACGAGTTCAGCTCGGCCGCGCTGCGGGATGCGGGCGCCACTGCCGCCAGCGCCGTCCCCCAGTCCACCAACCTGACGGTGCACCTGCCCGCGGCCATCAACCAGGCCATTCCCTCCGACCGGGCTCAACTGGTCCAGGCGCTAGCCGAGGGAGTCCTGCTAGCCCGCTACCGCTACACCCCGCTGAAGTCGGCCGACGAGTCGCCGGCTTTTGCCCACCTGACTTTGGTGTCCGACCAGCCCGAGGTGGCCGAGGCGGCCCGGCGCGGGGCGGTCATGGCCCGAACCACGAACCTGGCTCGCGATCTGGCCAACACCCCGCCGCGCCACCTCAATGCGGACCGGCTCGGCGCGGTGGCGGAGCGGCTCGGCCACAAGTTTGGGCTGACCGTGGAGGTGTTTGGGCCGGAGCAACTGGCCGACCTGGGCCTCGGCGGGCTGCTTGGCGTCAACGCCGGCAGTGTGGAGGAGCCCCGGATGATCAAAGTCAGCTACCGGGCCGGCGAGCGTCAACTAGCCCTGGTGGGGAAAGGCATCACCTACGATTCTGGCGGCTTGAGCCTGAAGCCGTCCAACCCGATGCACGCCCTGATGAAGTCCGACATGCTGGGGGCCGGCGCGATCCTGGCTGCGATGACTGCCCTTGCCGACCTGGAGGTCGACACTTCGGTCACCGCCTGGCTCATGTGCACGGACAACATGCCTTCGGGCAGTTCCACCAAGTTGGGCGACGTCCTCACCATTCGCGGCGGAACCACCGTCGAGGTGAAGAACACCGACGCGGAGGGTCGCCTGGTGCTGGCCGACGGTCTGGTATTGGCCGCCGAAAGCTCCCCGGACGCCATCGTCGACGTGGCCACGTTGACCGGCGCGGCGCTGGCCGCCCTCGGGCCGCGGTCGGCGGCACTGTTCGCCAACGACGACCACCTCGCCCACCTGGTGGAGGCGGCGGCCGCCAGCACCGATGAGACGGTTTGGCGCCTGCCGCTGGATGCGCGCTACCGCGACCAGCTCAAATCGCACGTGGCGGACCTGTCCAACATCGGCGGGTCGTACGGCGGCGCGATCCTGGCCGCTCTGTTCCTGAACGAGTTCGTCGGCGAGGTGCCCTGGGCTCACGTGGACATCGCCGGCCCCATGTACTCGGATCAGGATGACCTGTGGCGGGTCACCGGTTCCACCGGTTTCTCCGCTCGACTGCTGGTGGAGCTGGCACAGACTTTCACCACCCACTGA
- a CDS encoding DUF2505 domain-containing protein yields the protein MQFSEKYEYPAGFDQIWEMYADPEFHAQRLSAAQLEEATVNAHLDGDDLTVELRGQVSPEAIPAQVSRFVKGRLSLSLTETWHRTGSEATGRMTVDISGAPVKIGAELALTSPAAALTERAMTGDLKVSIPLLGPRLEKEAMRFIPMLVNAELSAAEAWLSSH from the coding sequence GTGCAATTCAGCGAAAAATATGAGTATCCAGCGGGTTTTGACCAAATCTGGGAGATGTACGCGGACCCCGAGTTCCACGCTCAGCGCCTGTCGGCTGCCCAGTTGGAGGAGGCAACCGTCAACGCGCACCTGGACGGCGACGACCTGACGGTTGAGCTTCGCGGCCAGGTCTCCCCGGAGGCCATTCCCGCCCAGGTGAGCCGGTTTGTCAAGGGACGACTGAGCCTGTCCCTGACGGAAACTTGGCATCGGACCGGCTCGGAAGCGACCGGACGGATGACGGTTGACATTTCCGGGGCTCCGGTCAAGATTGGGGCCGAGCTGGCCCTCACTTCCCCGGCTGCCGCCCTGACCGAGCGCGCCATGACCGGCGACCTGAAAGTCTCCATTCCCCTGCTAGGCCCCCGCCTCGAAAAAGAGGCTATGCGCTTCATTCCGATGCTGGTCAACGCCGAGTTGTCAGCCGCCGAAGCCTGGCTCAGTTCCCACTAG
- a CDS encoding OsmC family protein, whose amino-acid sequence MSDSNTPTGLFIERVGTRQYAGTNDRGATISIGHGEGQWSPGELLKLALLGCNAMSADSRLARSLGEDFQMGAVVDAVYNKDEDRYESMSVELIPEFGDADEETVAKAKKYGLLGIDRYCTVGHTLDHVVPHTATITKED is encoded by the coding sequence GTGAGCGATAGCAACACCCCCACCGGACTATTTATTGAGCGAGTGGGCACCCGTCAGTACGCGGGGACCAACGATCGCGGCGCGACCATTTCGATCGGGCACGGCGAGGGACAGTGGAGCCCGGGAGAGCTGCTGAAGCTGGCGCTCCTGGGGTGCAACGCCATGTCGGCCGACTCGCGGTTGGCCCGAAGCCTGGGCGAGGACTTCCAGATGGGCGCCGTGGTGGACGCGGTCTACAACAAGGATGAGGATCGGTACGAGTCGATGTCGGTTGAGCTCATCCCCGAGTTCGGCGACGCGGACGAGGAAACGGTAGCCAAGGCGAAGAAGTACGGCCTGCTTGGAATTGACCGCTACTGCACGGTCGGACACACCCTGGACCACGTGGTTCCCCACACTGCCACCATCACCAAAGAGGACTAG
- a CDS encoding thymidylate synthase has translation MSPDRQYEDLLADVLAHGTRKEDRTGTGTLSVFGRQLRYDLSAGFPVITTKRVHLKSVIGELLWFLRGDSNVCWLQEHGIRIWNEWADENGDLGPVYGVQWRSWLGADGETIDQLSEVLDTLRTNPDSRRMIVSAWNVGQLSQMALQPCHAFFQLYVADGKLSLQLYQRSADLFLGVPFNITSYALLTHLLAAQANLEVGDFIWTGGDCHIYLNHLDQVREQLSRDPYPFPQLQLAQAPSLFDYDFDDIEVVNYQHHPAIKGAVAV, from the coding sequence ATGAGCCCCGACCGGCAATACGAAGATCTGCTGGCCGACGTTTTGGCCCACGGCACCCGGAAGGAAGACCGGACCGGTACCGGCACCCTGTCGGTGTTTGGGCGCCAGCTGCGCTACGACCTGTCCGCCGGGTTTCCCGTCATCACCACCAAACGGGTTCACCTTAAGTCCGTGATTGGGGAGTTGCTCTGGTTCCTGCGGGGCGACTCAAACGTTTGCTGGTTGCAGGAGCACGGGATCCGGATCTGGAACGAGTGGGCCGACGAGAACGGCGACTTGGGCCCGGTTTACGGCGTGCAGTGGCGCTCCTGGCTCGGGGCTGACGGGGAAACCATCGACCAGCTGAGCGAGGTGCTGGACACCCTGCGCACGAACCCGGATTCGCGCCGAATGATCGTGTCGGCCTGGAACGTGGGCCAGCTGTCCCAGATGGCCCTGCAGCCGTGCCACGCCTTCTTCCAGCTGTACGTGGCTGACGGGAAGCTGTCCCTGCAGCTGTATCAGCGCAGTGCCGACCTGTTCCTCGGGGTGCCCTTCAACATCACCTCCTACGCGCTGCTCACCCACCTGCTGGCCGCCCAGGCCAACCTCGAAGTGGGCGACTTTATTTGGACCGGGGGCGACTGCCACATCTACCTAAACCATCTGGATCAGGTGCGGGAGCAGCTCTCCCGCGACCCCTACCCGTTCCCCCAGCTGCAACTGGCCCAGGCACCGTCGCTGTTTGACTACGACTTCGACGATATCGAGGTGGTCAACTACCAGCATCACCCCGCCATCAAAGGGGCGGTGGCGGTATGA
- a CDS encoding dihydrofolate reductase produces the protein MRFASIWAQDHRGVIGSGTAMLWRVPADSRFFRQMTIGSPVIMGRASWEVLGEPLPQRVNIIVTSQPDYRAEGGVVVHSLDEAFERGRAEAARLGSDVVWVAGGARIYRETMDRVDELVVSQLDLTVPGELADLAHVPPVDERTWQVDPTRSDPDWREQSGDARWKVITYVRRPSEPND, from the coding sequence ATGAGGTTCGCGTCCATTTGGGCCCAGGATCACCGCGGGGTGATCGGTTCCGGCACCGCCATGCTGTGGCGCGTCCCCGCCGATTCGCGGTTCTTTCGCCAGATGACGATCGGCTCTCCGGTGATCATGGGCCGCGCATCCTGGGAGGTGCTCGGTGAGCCCCTGCCCCAGCGAGTTAACATCATCGTCACCTCCCAGCCGGACTACCGGGCCGAGGGAGGCGTGGTCGTCCACTCGTTGGACGAGGCGTTTGAGCGGGGCCGGGCCGAGGCGGCTCGCCTGGGCTCGGACGTGGTGTGGGTTGCGGGCGGCGCAAGGATCTACCGCGAAACGATGGATCGGGTCGACGAGCTGGTTGTTTCTCAGCTGGACCTGACCGTGCCCGGCGAACTGGCCGATTTGGCTCACGTCCCGCCGGTGGATGAGCGCACCTGGCAGGTGGATCCCACCAGGTCTGACCCGGATTGGCGCGAACAGTCAGGGGATGCGCGGTGGAAGGTGATCACCTACGTGCGCCGGCCGAGCGAGCCCAATGACTGA
- a CDS encoding Cof-type HAD-IIB family hydrolase: protein MTEPYFPPGAQVRLVACDMDGTLLDGNGELPPQFWPLLARLEDRGLVFVPASGRQYAALTRIFPADELGFIAENGNYVVLQEEEVFAAVLDRSLVDEVVLRFRGDAGRDAGVVACGKTTAYVERSDRAFLDEAGKYYANLEVVERLDRVEADFVKVSVFDFNSSQTTYDRLVDLSQQSQVVLSSPHWVDLMRPGVTKGTGLRELQRRLGIGPDQTAVFGDFHNDLPMFAEADYTFAVANGHADVRAAARRVIPSNREGGVLDVLATLAE from the coding sequence ATGACTGAACCGTATTTTCCTCCCGGCGCCCAGGTGCGCCTGGTGGCCTGCGACATGGACGGCACCCTGCTGGACGGCAATGGCGAGTTGCCCCCTCAGTTTTGGCCGCTCCTGGCCCGGCTCGAAGACCGGGGTCTGGTATTTGTCCCGGCCAGTGGCCGCCAGTACGCTGCTTTGACGCGCATTTTTCCCGCCGATGAGCTCGGTTTCATCGCGGAGAACGGTAACTACGTGGTCCTGCAGGAAGAGGAAGTTTTCGCCGCCGTTTTGGATCGCTCCCTGGTGGACGAGGTGGTGCTCCGGTTTCGGGGGGACGCGGGCCGGGACGCGGGCGTGGTTGCCTGCGGGAAAACCACCGCCTACGTGGAACGTTCGGATCGGGCTTTCCTGGACGAAGCTGGGAAATATTACGCCAACCTGGAAGTGGTGGAGCGGCTGGACCGGGTGGAGGCTGACTTCGTTAAGGTTTCCGTTTTTGACTTCAACTCATCCCAAACGACCTACGACCGCCTCGTCGACCTGAGCCAGCAATCCCAGGTGGTGCTGTCCTCCCCCCACTGGGTGGATCTGATGCGCCCGGGTGTGACCAAGGGGACCGGTCTGCGAGAGTTGCAGCGCCGCCTCGGGATCGGCCCCGACCAGACGGCCGTCTTTGGGGACTTCCACAATGATTTGCCGATGTTTGCCGAAGCCGACTACACCTTCGCCGTCGCCAACGGGCACGCTGATGTGCGCGCGGCCGCCCGGCGGGTGATCCCCTCCAACCGCGAGGGCGGAGTCCTCGACGTGCTGGCCACCCTGGCCGAATAG
- the cimA gene encoding citramalate synthase, translating to MNQVTVYDTTLRDGAQMEGISLSLSDKLRILPILDELGVDIVEGGWPGAIPKDTEFFRQATQIPLRHARLAAFGSTCRAGVPAAEDPQVLALRDSGAPIITLVAKSDPRHVKEALRTSEEENLRMVADTVTFLTQSAEVMVDLEHYFDGLAFDPTYGVQVALAAAQAGASAVICCDTNGGNLPPTIARAVAQLRATLDEAGFEQVEVGIHAHNDTGCAVANTLAAIEAGATQFQGTVNGYGERTGNANLLTCLANLQLKLGYELVSAGALRTLTAVSYRVAEIVNMAAFARDPYVGQSAFAHKAGLHASAIRVNPDLYQHLDPDRVGNDMRMLVSEMAGRASIELKASELGIDLGEAKDLTAQVAHLVKAREAEGYTYDAADASFDLLLREALGEAPHFWRVESWKVTTREITNDDDVVFAESEATVKLRVGDRYISTAEGNGPVNALDQALRIALEDVYPHVAQFHLTNFKVRILDEDRGGTDAPIRVLIDQEDEQTGLRWTTVGVATNIIEASWQALLDSYRYGLMQAGAPALTS from the coding sequence ATGAACCAGGTCACCGTTTATGACACGACATTGCGCGATGGAGCCCAGATGGAGGGCATTTCACTCTCTCTGAGTGACAAGCTGCGCATCCTGCCGATTCTGGATGAACTCGGCGTGGACATCGTGGAGGGCGGCTGGCCCGGGGCCATTCCGAAAGACACCGAGTTCTTCCGCCAAGCCACGCAGATTCCACTGCGCCACGCGCGGCTGGCCGCCTTTGGCTCCACCTGTCGGGCCGGGGTGCCGGCAGCTGAGGACCCGCAGGTACTGGCGCTGCGCGACTCCGGTGCCCCCATCATCACGCTGGTGGCCAAATCTGATCCCCGCCACGTGAAGGAGGCGCTCCGCACCTCCGAGGAAGAGAACCTGCGGATGGTGGCGGACACGGTCACCTTCCTGACTCAGAGCGCCGAAGTAATGGTCGACTTGGAGCACTACTTTGACGGCTTGGCCTTTGACCCCACCTACGGGGTGCAGGTGGCCCTGGCCGCCGCCCAAGCCGGGGCCAGCGCCGTCATCTGCTGCGACACCAACGGCGGCAACCTTCCTCCCACCATTGCCCGCGCGGTTGCTCAGTTGCGGGCCACCCTGGACGAGGCCGGCTTTGAGCAGGTGGAGGTCGGCATTCACGCCCACAATGACACCGGCTGCGCCGTGGCCAACACGCTGGCCGCCATTGAGGCTGGCGCCACCCAGTTCCAAGGCACGGTCAACGGCTACGGTGAGCGCACCGGCAACGCCAACCTGCTCACCTGCCTAGCAAACCTCCAGCTGAAACTCGGCTATGAACTGGTCAGCGCCGGGGCGCTGCGAACCCTGACCGCGGTCTCCTACCGGGTGGCGGAAATCGTCAACATGGCGGCCTTTGCCCGCGACCCCTACGTGGGCCAGTCCGCGTTTGCCCACAAGGCCGGGCTCCACGCCTCGGCCATTCGGGTGAACCCGGACCTGTACCAGCACCTGGATCCGGACCGCGTCGGCAACGACATGCGGATGCTGGTTTCTGAAATGGCCGGTCGCGCCTCGATCGAACTGAAAGCCAGCGAGTTGGGCATCGACCTGGGCGAGGCGAAGGACCTGACCGCCCAGGTGGCTCACCTGGTCAAGGCCCGCGAAGCCGAGGGCTACACCTACGACGCGGCCGACGCCTCGTTCGACCTGCTGTTGCGCGAAGCGCTCGGGGAAGCCCCCCATTTCTGGCGGGTGGAATCGTGGAAGGTGACCACCCGGGAGATCACCAACGACGACGACGTGGTCTTTGCCGAATCGGAAGCCACCGTGAAGCTGCGGGTCGGTGACCGCTACATTTCCACGGCGGAGGGGAACGGTCCGGTCAACGCCTTGGACCAAGCCCTGCGGATTGCGCTCGAAGACGTCTACCCGCACGTGGCCCAGTTCCACCTGACCAACTTCAAGGTGCGGATCCTGGATGAGGACCGCGGCGGCACCGATGCTCCGATCCGGGTGCTGATCGACCAGGAGGACGAGCAGACCGGCCTGCGCTGGACCACGGTCGGGGTGGCCACGAACATCATTGAGGCCTCGTGGCAAGCGCTGCTCGACTCGTACCGATACGGGCTCATGCAGGCGGGGGCCCCGGCCCTGACTAGCTGA
- a CDS encoding 2-phosphosulfolactate phosphatase translates to MSNSFQPGGRYLDRFGAASVTGPIVVIDVLRAFTTAAYAFDRGAKRIVLVDSVEEALELKASHDDWWAMGENHGKRVPGFDLTNSPVEVAGTDLTGRTLVMRTTAGTRGVVACERASRVWAAGLVTASATARAVQEANLGDPHYVVTGSWPGRSLAGDDDWLTAQLIERVRLGEPRRGEETASQIRHSPEAEFTLGLGAGNAHPEDVEYALRVDHFDFALAAERGPEGHWELIVS, encoded by the coding sequence ATGAGCAATAGTTTTCAGCCGGGTGGGCGCTACCTGGACCGGTTTGGGGCCGCCAGCGTGACCGGCCCCATCGTGGTAATTGACGTGCTGCGGGCATTCACCACCGCCGCCTACGCCTTTGATCGGGGGGCGAAGCGAATTGTCCTGGTGGACTCGGTGGAGGAGGCGTTGGAACTCAAAGCCAGTCATGACGACTGGTGGGCCATGGGGGAGAATCACGGGAAACGCGTCCCCGGCTTCGACCTGACCAACTCCCCGGTCGAGGTGGCCGGGACCGACCTGACCGGAAGAACCCTGGTTATGCGCACCACAGCCGGAACTCGCGGGGTGGTGGCCTGTGAGCGGGCCAGCCGAGTCTGGGCTGCCGGCCTGGTCACGGCCAGTGCCACCGCCCGGGCAGTGCAGGAAGCCAACCTGGGCGACCCCCACTACGTGGTGACGGGATCGTGGCCGGGGCGGAGCCTAGCCGGAGATGACGACTGGCTGACCGCCCAGTTGATTGAGCGGGTTCGCCTCGGTGAGCCCCGCCGCGGTGAGGAAACGGCGTCCCAGATTCGCCACTCGCCCGAAGCCGAGTTCACCCTGGGCCTGGGGGCGGGGAACGCCCATCCCGAGGACGTTGAGTATGCCCTGCGGGTCGATCACTTCGATTTTGCCCTGGCTGCCGAGCGCGGCCCCGAGGGACACTGGGAGCTGATCGTCAGCTAG
- a CDS encoding FAD/NAD(P)-binding oxidoreductase: MADVVVLGGGISGHTAALHLRKRLGKNHTVTVVTPNSNWNWIPSNIWVGVGVMPMKKVVFPLAPVYKKKGIKYVQAKATQIYPNGSQENSRPGVVVEYTGQGKQGHTDYIAYDYLINATGPRLKFEMTEGLGPDQGFTASVCTAQHAVEAAEGLKRVIAAAKAGQHQTVVVGTGHGTCTCEGAAFEYTFNVNHELVEAGVRDKVRLVYLTNEAELGDFGVGGMIFNDRGYETTSQLWTESLFRERGVDAIIGAGVKRVTENMITYEDLDGNTFELEFDYAMLLPPFGGQPLEAIDADGSDLTSKMFAPSGFMKVDADYTPKPYEEWSAKDWPRTYESPEFPNVFAVGIAFAPPHPISRPRTNPNGTAISPAPPRTGMPSGVMGKTVALTIVDRINKGPSAPAHSASMAAMGAACVASAGTGLRQGSAAAMTMMPVVPDYEKYQTGRDLRDTRGEIGLHGHWVKLMLHYLFLYKAKARPFWYLIPE; this comes from the coding sequence ATGGCCGATGTAGTTGTTCTAGGGGGCGGAATCTCCGGACACACCGCAGCCCTACATCTGCGGAAAAGACTGGGGAAGAATCATACGGTAACGGTGGTGACACCGAATTCCAATTGGAACTGGATTCCCTCAAACATTTGGGTCGGGGTCGGGGTTATGCCGATGAAAAAGGTAGTTTTCCCGCTCGCTCCTGTCTACAAGAAAAAGGGAATCAAGTACGTACAGGCCAAAGCCACACAGATTTACCCGAACGGCAGCCAGGAAAACTCCCGACCCGGCGTGGTTGTGGAGTACACGGGACAGGGCAAACAGGGACACACGGACTACATTGCCTACGACTATCTGATCAATGCGACCGGGCCGCGGCTCAAGTTTGAGATGACTGAGGGCTTGGGTCCGGACCAGGGCTTCACCGCCTCGGTCTGCACTGCTCAGCACGCGGTTGAGGCAGCTGAGGGCCTGAAGCGGGTGATTGCTGCGGCCAAGGCGGGACAGCATCAGACCGTGGTGGTCGGGACCGGCCACGGTACCTGTACCTGTGAGGGTGCTGCCTTCGAATACACCTTCAATGTCAATCACGAACTGGTCGAAGCGGGTGTGCGCGATAAAGTCCGCCTAGTCTACCTAACCAATGAAGCCGAACTCGGCGACTTTGGGGTTGGCGGAATGATTTTCAACGATCGCGGGTATGAGACGACTTCCCAGCTTTGGACCGAATCTTTGTTCCGTGAACGCGGGGTGGACGCAATTATCGGAGCCGGCGTCAAACGGGTGACCGAAAATATGATCACCTATGAAGATTTGGACGGTAATACCTTCGAGCTTGAGTTCGACTACGCGATGCTGCTGCCCCCGTTTGGGGGTCAGCCGCTGGAAGCAATTGACGCGGACGGCAGCGATCTCACCTCGAAGATGTTCGCCCCCTCCGGCTTCATGAAAGTGGATGCCGACTACACGCCCAAGCCCTACGAGGAATGGAGTGCGAAAGACTGGCCCCGCACCTATGAGAGCCCCGAGTTCCCCAACGTCTTTGCCGTGGGCATTGCCTTTGCGCCGCCGCACCCGATTAGCCGGCCGCGCACCAACCCGAATGGGACGGCAATCTCGCCCGCTCCGCCGCGCACCGGGATGCCCTCGGGCGTGATGGGGAAGACGGTAGCCCTCACCATTGTGGACCGAATCAACAAGGGACCGAGCGCCCCCGCGCACTCAGCCTCCATGGCCGCCATGGGCGCCGCCTGCGTCGCCTCGGCCGGCACCGGACTCCGGCAGGGGTCCGCGGCTGCGATGACCATGATGCCGGTGGTTCCCGACTACGAGAAGTACCAGACCGGTCGTGACCTCCGGGACACCCGGGGAGAGATCGGTTTGCACGGTCACTGGGTTAAGCTGATGCTGCACTACCTATTCCTTTACAAGGCGAAGGCCCGGCCGTTCTGGTATCTCATCCCAGAATAA